A region from the Tsuneonella mangrovi genome encodes:
- a CDS encoding autotransporter assembly complex protein TamA gives MLRSRKSVSPTSLQLIAASVLALAAIPGTALAQSVAASSSPPQQTQASPAAPSPAPDKTAASQPPTSPSDLIPDSAVADPDAWAGHGAPPKTGDDAASANAPEPDSPFADSPLIALPWPDQIDLPQLVPLSPDTSIEFADVGMGANQPTESSSDVVRITREVELAFPEDPSAFPQRADFASHYRSLSTIAELDSGKDNVAQLAVRARSDEELLGTLLRDYGYYDGQVFRSLGGEIKSADRPQVRFDIVPGTQFKFGSINLGDLSRAPDAEALRKAFAIQTGDPLSSFVIEAQRANLDTALGESGYPFAKIDPPSLLIDHDTLTGDLAMPVHPNGKFVIGQVVSDKPRFLSSNHLAEIARFKAGDVYRRSLAVDLRRAIVATGLVASATVTPRAVTQPDGDKPGTVDMDVALTEAKLRTIAGAIGYGTGEGFRVQGSWEHRNLFPPEGMLRVRAIAGTQEQLGGVTFRKNNFHGRDKILTIDTFASTISTDAYDADTLSMIGTLEKTSTLLFQKPFSWSTGLELVATRQRELKKVGKKSPFLTYFIAALPTYAQIDTSDDLLNPTRGYRLAGRISPEVSTNNGVQSFYVRTQVDASFYKAIGTKSVLAGRVRLGAIPGAPLAAIAPSRRFYAGGGGSVRGYAYQAISPLDAYGGATGGRSLAEASLEARIGTALFDGALQVVPFVDAGAVSQSVTPTFDDVRVGAGIGVRYLTGFGPLRVDIATPINPRPTDSRIGVYVSLGQAF, from the coding sequence ATGCTTCGCTCCCGCAAATCGGTTTCGCCGACTAGCCTGCAGCTGATTGCCGCGTCGGTTCTGGCGCTGGCAGCGATTCCCGGAACGGCGCTGGCGCAGTCGGTTGCTGCGAGCTCTTCACCGCCACAGCAGACCCAGGCGTCGCCTGCAGCACCCTCACCTGCTCCCGACAAGACCGCTGCAAGCCAGCCGCCAACGTCGCCCAGCGACCTGATCCCTGATTCGGCGGTCGCAGATCCCGATGCCTGGGCCGGGCATGGTGCTCCGCCAAAAACCGGAGATGATGCGGCAAGTGCCAACGCACCAGAGCCCGACTCCCCGTTTGCCGATTCACCGCTGATCGCGCTTCCGTGGCCCGACCAGATCGATTTGCCGCAGTTGGTTCCGCTGTCGCCCGATACGTCGATCGAATTTGCCGACGTTGGCATGGGTGCTAACCAGCCGACGGAGTCGAGCAGCGATGTCGTGCGCATTACGCGAGAAGTCGAGCTCGCCTTCCCGGAAGATCCCTCTGCATTCCCCCAGCGCGCGGATTTTGCGAGCCATTACCGTTCGCTCTCGACGATAGCCGAGCTGGATAGCGGCAAGGACAATGTCGCCCAATTGGCGGTACGCGCACGATCGGATGAGGAACTGCTCGGCACCCTGCTGCGCGACTATGGCTACTACGACGGGCAGGTGTTCCGCTCGCTCGGTGGAGAAATCAAGTCCGCCGATCGCCCGCAGGTTCGCTTCGACATCGTGCCCGGCACGCAGTTCAAGTTCGGCTCTATCAACCTCGGAGACCTGTCGCGTGCGCCCGACGCGGAAGCCTTGCGCAAGGCATTCGCGATCCAGACCGGCGATCCGCTATCGAGCTTCGTGATCGAAGCGCAACGGGCCAATCTGGACACTGCGCTGGGCGAAAGCGGATATCCGTTCGCCAAGATCGACCCGCCGTCGTTGCTCATCGATCACGATACGCTCACCGGCGACCTGGCGATGCCGGTGCATCCGAACGGCAAGTTCGTGATCGGCCAGGTCGTTTCCGACAAACCGCGTTTCTTGTCGAGCAATCATCTGGCTGAGATTGCCCGGTTCAAGGCTGGCGACGTCTACCGGCGCAGCCTTGCAGTGGACCTGCGCCGGGCGATCGTTGCCACGGGGCTGGTTGCATCGGCCACAGTGACCCCCCGCGCAGTCACCCAGCCCGATGGCGACAAGCCAGGCACGGTCGACATGGATGTCGCGCTGACCGAAGCCAAGCTGCGCACAATCGCCGGGGCAATCGGCTACGGCACTGGCGAGGGTTTCCGCGTCCAGGGCAGTTGGGAACACCGCAACCTGTTCCCGCCCGAAGGGATGCTGCGCGTACGCGCGATTGCCGGCACGCAGGAACAACTCGGCGGCGTCACCTTTCGCAAGAACAACTTCCACGGCCGCGACAAGATCCTGACGATCGACACATTTGCCTCGACGATCTCGACCGACGCCTACGATGCCGATACGCTTTCCATGATCGGCACGCTGGAGAAAACCTCCACGCTGCTGTTCCAGAAGCCGTTCAGCTGGAGCACCGGCCTCGAGCTGGTCGCCACGCGGCAGCGCGAGTTGAAGAAAGTCGGCAAGAAGAGTCCGTTCCTCACCTACTTCATTGCCGCACTGCCGACCTACGCGCAGATCGACACCTCCGACGACTTGCTCAACCCGACCCGCGGTTACCGGCTGGCCGGGCGGATTTCCCCCGAAGTATCGACCAACAACGGCGTGCAGAGCTTCTATGTCCGGACACAGGTCGACGCCTCGTTCTACAAGGCGATCGGTACAAAGTCTGTGCTAGCCGGGCGGGTACGCTTGGGTGCCATTCCCGGTGCGCCGCTCGCCGCCATTGCCCCATCACGGCGATTCTATGCAGGTGGCGGCGGGTCGGTACGCGGCTACGCCTACCAGGCAATCAGCCCGCTCGACGCCTATGGCGGTGCGACCGGCGGTCGCTCCTTGGCAGAGGCTTCGCTCGAAGCACGGATCGGTACCGCGTTGTTTGACGGAGCGCTGCAGGTCGTGCCGTTCGTCGATGCTGGAGCAGTCAGCCAAAGCGTGACGCCGACTTTCGATGATGTCCGCGTCGGGGCAGGGATCGGGGTGCGCTACCTGACCGGGTTCGGGCCGCTGCGCGTCGATATTGCGACCCCCATCAACCCGCGCCCGACCGACAGCCGGATCGGCGTCTATGTATCGCTGGGGCAAGCGTTCTGA
- a CDS encoding arginyltransferase: MTAPVRFPRFFVTSPAPCPYLPGRSERKVFTELKGPHADQLNEALGRIGFRRSQTVAYRPSCLDCQACISVRIPAREFEPSSTQKRNLKRNSNLVATECRPWATTEQFDLLRKYLGVRHPGGGMAAMDDIDYADMVEHTPVSSYVIEYREPAEGSQPGRLVGACLTDRQGDGLSMIYSFYDPEHEARTGLGNYIILDHIRRAAEEGLGYVYLGYWVEGSDRMQYKVRYRPLELLERDGWRRLSRAEQDRLIADAMRAPRREDRPASAAKDASLPQIGFAD, encoded by the coding sequence GTGACGGCACCAGTTCGATTCCCCCGGTTTTTCGTGACCAGCCCGGCGCCGTGTCCGTACCTACCGGGGCGGAGCGAGCGGAAGGTGTTCACCGAACTCAAGGGCCCGCACGCCGACCAGCTCAACGAAGCATTAGGGCGCATCGGGTTCCGCCGCAGCCAGACGGTTGCCTACCGGCCGAGCTGCCTCGATTGCCAGGCGTGTATCTCGGTCCGGATCCCCGCGCGTGAATTCGAACCTTCGAGCACGCAAAAGCGTAACCTGAAACGCAACAGCAACCTCGTTGCTACCGAGTGTCGTCCATGGGCGACTACCGAACAGTTCGACCTGCTTCGCAAGTATCTCGGGGTGCGTCACCCGGGGGGCGGCATGGCCGCGATGGACGACATCGACTACGCGGATATGGTGGAACACACGCCTGTCTCCAGCTATGTCATCGAGTACAGGGAGCCCGCCGAAGGGTCGCAGCCGGGCCGCCTCGTCGGTGCCTGCCTGACCGACCGGCAGGGCGACGGGTTGTCGATGATCTACTCGTTCTACGACCCGGAACACGAGGCGCGAACCGGGCTTGGCAACTACATCATTCTCGACCACATCCGCCGCGCTGCCGAGGAAGGCCTGGGCTATGTATATCTCGGCTATTGGGTCGAGGGCTCCGACAGGATGCAGTACAAGGTCCGCTACCGCCCCCTCGAGCTGCTCGAACGCGACGGATGGCGGCGTCTCAGCCGAGCAGAGCAGGATCGGCTCATTGCCGACGCCATGCGCGCTCCGCGGCGAGAAGACCGGCCGGCAAGCGCGGCCAAGGATGCTTCGCTCCCGCAAATCGGTTTCGCCGACTAG
- a CDS encoding threonine ammonia-lyase — protein sequence MSQSNTASRPATNLPLTIDDVRAAQTRIAGAVVHTPTMHSITLSQICGAEIWLKFENLQFTAAYKERGALNALLQLTDEQRARGVIAASAGNHSQGLSYHGTRLGVPVTIVMPRTTPTVKVMQTESVGGNVVLEGETFDEAYAHARKLEKELGLTFVHPFDDPNVAAGAGTVALEMFADAPDLDCIVVPIGGGGLISGMSTVAKSLDPPLDVVGVQAALYPSMYDRIKGADLPCGGDTLAEGIAVKAPGEFTSQVIAEQVDDILLVDEAQLERAVSLLLQIEKTVVEGAGAAGLAAVLAHPERFEGRKIGLVLCGGNIDTRLLANVLLRDLARSGRLARLRITLQDRPGALFKVMREFDAHNVNIIEIYHQRIFTTLPAKGLITDIECEARDRHQLEALVAALKGKGYAVSQVELD from the coding sequence ATGAGCCAGAGCAATACCGCCAGCCGCCCGGCAACCAACCTGCCGCTGACAATCGACGACGTTCGCGCAGCGCAAACACGCATTGCCGGCGCAGTGGTGCACACGCCCACGATGCACTCGATCACGCTGTCGCAGATTTGCGGTGCGGAGATCTGGCTCAAGTTCGAGAACCTGCAGTTCACTGCTGCTTACAAGGAGCGCGGCGCGCTCAACGCGCTTCTGCAGCTGACCGACGAGCAGCGTGCGCGCGGCGTAATCGCGGCCTCGGCGGGCAACCACTCGCAGGGGCTCAGCTACCACGGAACGCGACTAGGCGTCCCGGTAACGATCGTGATGCCGCGCACGACCCCGACTGTAAAAGTCATGCAGACCGAAAGCGTCGGTGGCAACGTCGTGCTCGAAGGCGAAACGTTCGACGAGGCCTACGCCCATGCGCGCAAGCTCGAGAAGGAACTGGGGCTGACGTTTGTCCATCCGTTCGACGATCCGAACGTGGCCGCGGGAGCGGGAACTGTCGCGCTCGAAATGTTCGCCGACGCGCCGGATCTCGATTGCATTGTCGTGCCGATCGGTGGCGGCGGGCTCATTTCGGGCATGTCGACCGTCGCCAAGTCGCTCGATCCGCCGCTCGATGTGGTGGGCGTGCAGGCGGCGCTCTATCCTTCGATGTACGATCGCATCAAAGGGGCCGACTTGCCATGCGGTGGTGACACTCTCGCGGAAGGCATTGCAGTCAAGGCCCCCGGGGAATTCACGTCGCAGGTGATCGCCGAACAGGTCGACGACATCCTGCTGGTCGACGAAGCCCAGCTCGAGCGTGCCGTCAGCCTGCTGTTGCAGATCGAGAAGACCGTCGTCGAAGGCGCTGGCGCGGCCGGACTGGCGGCGGTGCTGGCGCATCCCGAACGGTTCGAGGGGCGCAAGATCGGGCTGGTTCTGTGCGGCGGCAATATCGACACCCGCTTGCTGGCCAATGTCCTGCTGCGCGACCTCGCGCGGTCGGGTCGCCTTGCGCGGCTGCGGATCACCTTGCAGGATCGCCCCGGCGCGCTGTTCAAGGTCATGCGCGAGTTCGACGCGCACAATGTCAACATCATCGAGATTTACCATCAGCGGATCTTCACGACGCTGCCGGCCAAGGGGCTGATTACAGATATCGAGTGCGAAGCACGCGATCGGCATCAGCTCGAGGCGTTGGTCGCTGCGCTCAAGGGCAAGGGTTACGCCGTGAGCCAGGTCGAACTCGACTGA
- a CDS encoding amidohydrolase: protein MPKFRLFAAALAGLIALLSASVHADTLVDNIQGISVDREGKVTRFTGIWIDNNGRIKQLLARGDKRPEHPAYVVDGKGEYVLPGLIDSHLHVMGIGFALLTLDLSDTTSLAEAQAKIKAYAAANPDHRWILGSGWNQEKWGLGRFPTAAEIDSVVPDRPVLLERADGHAQWANSAAMAAAGITAKTADVPAGHIERLPGSRQPAGVFVDGAVSLFDKVVPEPRPADRDLALAKAQQLLLSYGVTAAADMGTTIEDWQSFRRAGDSGGLRIRIMSYALGTKAMELIGGPGPTPWLYNDKLHMGGVKLYLDGALGSRGAWLKEPYSDDPKNTGLPRLTGDQLRNLMSRAALDHFQVAVHSIGDAANAEMLDAIDELSETYKGDRRWRIEHAQIVDPADIPRFGEHGIIASMQPTHQTSDRLMAEARLGPDRLGGAYAWRSIAAAGGHLAFGSDAPVEKPDPFAGIAAAISRTDANGEPFGGWMPQETVTRETALAAYTAGGAWAGFAEGRFGELKPGEWADFVIVDRDPLLASPEQIRATHVLQTWVGGEKFYEASAN from the coding sequence ATGCCGAAGTTCCGATTGTTCGCCGCTGCCCTTGCTGGCCTGATCGCCCTCCTCTCCGCATCGGTTCATGCCGACACACTGGTCGACAACATCCAGGGAATTTCGGTCGATCGCGAAGGCAAGGTCACCCGTTTCACCGGGATTTGGATCGACAACAACGGGCGTATCAAACAGTTACTCGCACGCGGTGACAAGCGACCCGAACACCCGGCCTACGTTGTCGACGGCAAGGGTGAATACGTCCTCCCCGGGCTGATCGATTCGCACCTTCACGTAATGGGCATCGGTTTTGCGTTGCTGACGCTCGACCTGTCCGACACAACCTCGCTGGCCGAGGCGCAAGCCAAGATCAAAGCCTACGCCGCCGCCAATCCCGACCACCGCTGGATCCTGGGATCCGGCTGGAATCAGGAGAAATGGGGACTCGGCCGATTCCCGACCGCGGCCGAAATCGATTCTGTGGTACCCGATCGCCCGGTCTTGCTGGAGCGCGCCGACGGCCATGCACAGTGGGCCAACAGTGCCGCAATGGCCGCTGCCGGGATCACCGCCAAGACCGCGGACGTGCCGGCTGGCCACATCGAGCGATTGCCCGGCTCGCGCCAACCGGCAGGCGTTTTCGTCGATGGCGCGGTCTCGCTGTTCGACAAGGTCGTGCCCGAACCGCGCCCGGCCGATCGCGACCTCGCGCTTGCCAAGGCGCAACAATTGCTGCTGTCCTATGGCGTCACCGCCGCGGCTGACATGGGCACGACAATCGAGGACTGGCAGAGCTTCCGCCGGGCCGGGGATTCGGGGGGGCTGCGGATCCGCATCATGTCCTACGCACTGGGCACCAAGGCGATGGAACTGATCGGCGGACCGGGACCCACACCGTGGCTCTACAACGACAAGCTGCACATGGGCGGCGTGAAGCTCTACCTCGACGGCGCGCTCGGTTCGCGCGGAGCGTGGCTGAAAGAGCCCTATTCCGATGATCCGAAGAACACAGGACTGCCGCGGTTGACGGGCGACCAGTTGCGGAACCTGATGAGCCGCGCGGCGCTCGACCATTTCCAGGTCGCGGTCCACTCGATCGGCGATGCGGCCAATGCGGAAATGCTCGATGCGATCGACGAACTCTCCGAAACTTACAAGGGCGATCGGCGGTGGCGAATCGAACATGCGCAGATTGTCGATCCGGCGGACATTCCGCGCTTCGGAGAACACGGGATCATCGCCTCCATGCAGCCTACGCACCAGACCTCTGACCGGCTGATGGCTGAAGCCCGGCTGGGGCCGGACCGGCTCGGCGGGGCCTACGCCTGGCGCTCGATCGCAGCCGCTGGCGGGCATCTTGCATTCGGTTCCGATGCGCCGGTCGAAAAGCCCGACCCATTCGCCGGGATCGCCGCGGCGATCAGCCGGACCGATGCCAATGGCGAGCCGTTCGGCGGGTGGATGCCGCAGGAGACGGTCACCAGAGAAACCGCGCTGGCAGCCTATACGGCTGGTGGCGCGTGGGCCGGATTCGCCGAGGGACGCTTCGGCGAGCTCAAACCCGGCGAATGGGCCGACTTCGTCATCGTCGACCGCGATCCGTTGTTGGCCTCGCCTGAACAAATCCGCGCCACCCATGTGCTGCAAACATGGGTGGGCGGCGAGAAGTTTTACGAGGCATCCGCGAACTGA